The following proteins are co-located in the Pedobacter frigiditerrae genome:
- a CDS encoding glycosyl hydrolase family 95 catalytic domain-containing protein encodes MKNFSSLTFVLLLLSVIAAKADTGNKNKLWYQQPAEKWEREALPIGNGRIGAMLYGGIKTERIQFNEQSLWSGDNNWDGEYQTGDRGFGSYRNFGEFIINFDQVDAVKDYRRELNVSTGIHTTTFELNGVTYTREAFASYPDQVMVFRYTASKKGALSGKVSMLSAQGAISTSSVDGLSFIGEMPNQLTYAAKLKLVQSGGAVNIEGNIISFKNCNSIIFYLDARTNYKPSYISGWRGEDPMPRIDKELTAANQLSYTKLLSRHIKDISKLTDAAIINIGETVQEQLALPIDLRLKKYASGVKDPDLEELLFQYGRYLLVSSSRPGGLPANLQGLWNNSNKPAWASDYHNNINIQMNYWAAESTNLSQCHVPLIDFIVAAQEPNRIATRKAFGENTRGWTARTSQSIFGGNGWEWNIPASAWYAQHLFEHWDFTRDKSYLQNTAYPILKELCQFWEDRLKLTKDRTLMVPNGWSPEHGPREDGVMHDQQIVWDLFQNYLLAAKELGVDAVYQKKVAEMQKKLAPNKIGKWGQLQEWQEDRDDPDDQHRHTSQLFAVYPGRQISKTNTPDFANAAIISLRSRSGNYGKNINTPFTVESTVGDSRRSWTWPWRAALWARLGDGEKAGMMIRGLLTYNTLPNLFANHPPFQLDGNFGISAAMAEMLLQSHAGEIHLLPSIPEAWAKAGEFNGLKARGGFTVNCKWLDGKVVSYQIYSKKPEKVKLRVNGELKEILSAKLN; translated from the coding sequence ATGAAAAACTTTAGCAGCCTAACTTTCGTGTTATTATTACTTAGCGTAATTGCAGCAAAAGCTGATACAGGAAATAAAAATAAACTTTGGTATCAGCAACCTGCTGAAAAATGGGAGCGAGAAGCATTGCCTATTGGTAATGGACGGATTGGGGCGATGTTATACGGAGGTATTAAAACAGAACGCATCCAGTTTAACGAGCAAAGCCTTTGGTCGGGTGATAACAATTGGGATGGCGAATACCAAACTGGCGACCGTGGTTTTGGCTCTTACCGCAACTTTGGAGAGTTTATCATCAATTTTGATCAAGTAGATGCAGTAAAAGATTATCGTAGGGAATTGAATGTTAGTACTGGTATACACACTACCACTTTCGAGCTAAACGGAGTTACTTATACTCGTGAAGCTTTTGCTAGTTATCCTGATCAAGTTATGGTTTTCAGGTATACTGCTAGTAAAAAAGGAGCGCTATCAGGCAAAGTTTCCATGTTATCAGCGCAAGGAGCAATTAGTACTTCAAGTGTAGACGGATTGAGTTTTATTGGAGAAATGCCTAATCAATTGACATATGCTGCAAAGCTAAAATTAGTTCAAAGTGGTGGCGCTGTTAATATAGAAGGCAATATAATTAGCTTTAAAAATTGTAATTCAATTATCTTTTACCTCGATGCACGTACCAATTATAAACCTAGCTACATTTCAGGTTGGCGAGGCGAGGATCCAATGCCAAGGATAGATAAGGAATTAACGGCTGCAAATCAATTGAGTTATACTAAATTATTAAGTAGACATATTAAGGATATCAGTAAATTAACGGATGCTGCTATCATCAATATTGGCGAGACAGTCCAAGAACAATTAGCTCTTCCAATTGATTTAAGGTTAAAAAAATATGCCAGTGGTGTTAAAGATCCAGATCTTGAGGAGTTACTTTTTCAATATGGTCGTTATCTTTTGGTAAGTTCATCAAGGCCAGGCGGACTTCCTGCCAATTTACAAGGTTTGTGGAACAACAGTAATAAACCTGCATGGGCAAGTGATTATCATAATAACATTAACATTCAAATGAATTACTGGGCAGCAGAATCAACAAATTTATCTCAATGTCATGTACCATTGATCGATTTTATTGTAGCCGCTCAGGAACCTAATCGCATAGCTACACGCAAAGCCTTTGGCGAAAATACACGAGGCTGGACAGCAAGAACAAGTCAGAGTATTTTTGGAGGTAATGGTTGGGAATGGAATATTCCTGCTAGTGCTTGGTATGCTCAGCATTTATTTGAACATTGGGATTTTACTAGAGATAAATCGTACTTGCAAAATACCGCTTATCCCATTTTAAAAGAACTTTGTCAGTTCTGGGAAGATCGTTTAAAGCTAACTAAAGATAGAACTTTAATGGTTCCGAATGGCTGGTCTCCAGAACATGGACCAAGAGAAGATGGAGTAATGCATGACCAACAAATAGTTTGGGACTTATTCCAAAATTACCTTTTAGCCGCTAAAGAACTTGGTGTAGATGCTGTTTATCAAAAGAAAGTAGCAGAAATGCAAAAAAAGCTCGCTCCTAATAAAATTGGAAAATGGGGACAATTACAAGAATGGCAAGAAGATCGTGACGATCCAGATGACCAACACCGCCATACTTCTCAACTTTTTGCCGTATATCCAGGCCGTCAGATAAGTAAGACGAACACGCCTGATTTTGCGAACGCCGCTATTATTTCTTTGAGAAGCAGAAGTGGTAACTATGGCAAAAACATAAATACACCATTTACAGTTGAGTCTACCGTTGGCGATAGCAGGCGTTCTTGGACTTGGCCATGGCGAGCTGCCTTATGGGCGAGATTGGGCGATGGTGAAAAGGCTGGTATGATGATTAGAGGTCTCTTAACCTATAACACCTTGCCGAATTTATTTGCCAATCATCCTCCTTTCCAGTTAGATGGAAATTTTGGGATTAGTGCGGCAATGGCCGAAATGTTATTGCAAAGCCATGCTGGTGAAATTCACCTATTGCCTTCGATACCAGAAGCGTGGGCTAAAGCAGGTGAGTTTAATGGACTTAAAGCTAGAGGCGGCTTTACTGTTAATTGTAAATGGTTAGATGGGAAGGTAGTCAGTTATCAAATTTATTCTAAAAAACCAGAGAAGGTAAAGCTTCGTGTTAACGGAGAGCTCAAAGAGATACTTTCAGCAAAACTCAATTAA
- a CDS encoding family 20 glycosylhydrolase has protein sequence MSLKIKWLIASMILLNFQFSKAQQTKSIEELKLDAADSTAFKSVIARLSFSDKVTQGIQQLVLPKPIEGYELFLYGSSRKTVIDLKGKIYQPLVDCEVQLVLKLRNIQNNKAYEFQQGIKVEGQFRKQSGVNKQPFVIPSLQEWNGGNGHFKLLPNSRIIISADAEKLLMPAAKIFLKELKQLTGYPSLSIANGKAKAGDIVLAIDATQKNLGNEGYAMAIDQAIHIKAPYYKGTFWATRTVLQLLEQDPTHHQIVKGKARDYPKYEVRGLVLDVGRKFFTLDFLKHYVKMMAYYKMGDFHIHLNDNGFKQFFEGDWNKTYSAFRLESTTYPQLTAKDGHYTKAEFKELQLTGQLYGIRIIPEIDVPAHSLAFTKAFPEIGSKAYGMDHLDINNPKTYEIIDNVFKEYIVGKDPVFVDPEVHIGTDEYSKKEAESFRAFTDHYIRFVQSFGKKVRLWGALTHAQGNTPVSADGVTMNAWYNGYAEPKEMVRLGYDQISTPDGSLYIVPAAGYYYDFLNVKRLYQNWEPNQIGNVSFLMGHPKIRGGMFAVWNDHVGNGITMKDVHQRVFPAMQVLAEKMWAGKTAQSDWNNFAKNSINIGEGPGLNMRAIVPSATADSLVLKKDLLDKSAKSIQLPLKEIGYPYSVAFTLQPAMGSNADVTLFQSENARVFLLKSDGLRLGFSRENYTDLFDFVFEQDKAYKVVITGNEKGTWLYVDGKLVQKMEGKKLSFVNTKDTMNRIQTLVFPLSELGDAKNGVYGLVSELKVYNKRLNEQLITDLSATH, from the coding sequence ATGTCTTTGAAAATTAAATGGCTTATAGCCAGTATGATCTTATTGAATTTTCAGTTTAGCAAAGCTCAACAAACAAAGTCAATAGAGGAATTAAAACTAGATGCCGCCGACTCAACAGCTTTTAAATCGGTAATTGCCAGACTATCTTTTTCAGATAAAGTAACACAAGGTATACAACAATTAGTGCTTCCAAAACCTATTGAAGGCTATGAACTTTTTCTTTATGGCTCAAGTAGAAAAACTGTTATAGATTTAAAGGGAAAAATTTATCAGCCCTTGGTTGATTGTGAAGTTCAGTTGGTGCTTAAGTTAAGAAATATCCAAAATAACAAAGCTTATGAATTTCAACAAGGCATAAAGGTAGAAGGCCAGTTTCGTAAGCAATCAGGTGTAAACAAGCAGCCTTTTGTAATTCCATCTTTACAAGAGTGGAATGGTGGCAATGGTCATTTTAAATTATTGCCAAATAGCAGGATCATCATTAGTGCCGATGCTGAAAAACTTTTAATGCCTGCAGCAAAGATCTTTCTTAAAGAACTTAAACAATTAACAGGTTATCCTTCATTAAGTATTGCTAATGGTAAGGCAAAAGCTGGAGATATAGTTCTTGCCATTGATGCAACGCAGAAAAACTTGGGAAATGAAGGTTATGCCATGGCTATTGATCAAGCCATACATATTAAGGCTCCTTATTATAAAGGTACTTTTTGGGCTACTAGAACTGTTTTGCAATTGTTAGAGCAAGATCCAACTCATCATCAAATTGTTAAGGGTAAGGCACGTGATTATCCTAAATATGAGGTAAGGGGATTGGTGCTTGATGTTGGTCGTAAATTTTTTACCCTAGATTTTCTAAAACACTACGTGAAAATGATGGCCTATTATAAAATGGGCGATTTTCATATTCATTTAAACGATAATGGTTTTAAGCAATTTTTTGAAGGTGATTGGAATAAAACCTATTCCGCTTTTAGATTGGAAAGTACTACATATCCTCAATTAACAGCAAAAGATGGACATTATACCAAAGCGGAATTTAAAGAATTACAATTAACAGGACAATTGTATGGGATTCGAATTATACCTGAAATTGATGTGCCTGCACACTCCTTAGCTTTTACCAAAGCCTTTCCTGAAATTGGAAGTAAGGCGTATGGAATGGATCACTTGGATATCAATAATCCTAAAACCTATGAGATCATAGACAATGTTTTTAAAGAATATATAGTCGGCAAAGATCCAGTGTTTGTAGATCCAGAAGTACATATTGGTACAGATGAGTATTCGAAGAAAGAAGCAGAAAGTTTTAGGGCATTTACCGATCATTATATCCGTTTTGTGCAGAGTTTTGGCAAAAAGGTAAGGCTATGGGGTGCATTAACACATGCTCAAGGAAATACACCAGTTAGTGCTGATGGAGTAACCATGAATGCTTGGTACAATGGTTATGCTGAACCTAAAGAAATGGTTCGCTTGGGTTATGATCAAATCAGTACACCAGATGGCTCACTTTATATTGTTCCTGCTGCTGGTTATTATTATGATTTTTTGAATGTAAAGCGACTTTATCAAAATTGGGAACCTAATCAGATTGGAAATGTAAGCTTCCTAATGGGACATCCTAAAATAAGAGGAGGGATGTTTGCCGTATGGAATGACCATGTAGGAAATGGAATTACAATGAAAGACGTCCATCAAAGGGTTTTTCCAGCGATGCAAGTGTTAGCAGAAAAAATGTGGGCAGGAAAAACAGCGCAGTCTGATTGGAATAACTTTGCTAAAAACAGCATTAACATTGGCGAGGGTCCAGGACTAAATATGCGAGCAATTGTTCCTTCAGCAACTGCTGATTCATTAGTTTTAAAGAAAGATTTGTTAGATAAAAGTGCCAAATCAATTCAATTACCTTTAAAGGAAATTGGCTATCCCTATTCAGTTGCCTTTACCTTACAACCTGCAATGGGAAGCAATGCTGATGTAACTTTGTTTCAATCTGAAAATGCCAGGGTATTTTTATTAAAAAGTGATGGATTAAGATTAGGTTTTAGTAGAGAGAACTATACTGATCTTTTCGACTTTGTATTTGAACAAGATAAAGCTTATAAAGTTGTAATTACAGGAAATGAAAAAGGTACTTGGTTATATGTGGATGGAAAGCTAGTCCAAAAAATGGAAGGTAAAAAGTTAAGCTTTGTCAATACAAAAGATACAATGAATAGGATACAGACACTCGTCTTCCCATTAAGCGAGTTAGGAGATGCCAAAAATGGAGTTTATGGATTAGTCTCAGAACTAAAGGTCTATAATAAACGATTGAACGAACAATTAATAACCGATTTAAGTGCAACCCATTAA
- a CDS encoding TlpA disulfide reductase family protein codes for MKKLSVFILLLLSSFSILAQNVRDEINYFNSFQRTKAKQPDSAVYYMQKLAASNPSMAVDLFHNSFAQSFLSAVQEKMRTDTSFLAHIKKMNMTIDSVFALMNEEKMNARVILKKIGNDATPFLKNNRFVVAKWVEAQDNQKDPAKLLAIGNEYLTYLTSQTDFYAERKARYGLLLAKLMVGNAALKSTGDKIFKLIYSNLQQNQKELDPNDLKRSTKEIRAWYRYMFAYTNFIAAQKTQDKTEKMTFLKLANQFSPDLMDKTVKSAYFYDMIFLLGEEKDSFADDYLATLANDEEKFKTVMALSMNDPSFKAKAKALYKDQAKFNDLWLSQFNANFKTAPSFALLQLDGTPYKLGNQKNQWTLVDFWGTWCGPCRAEHPDLQKVYLKTQNGKLPKLNVITIASRDNEPAVKAYMKEFKYNFPVVMSDNVIETNYQVSSWPSKFLISPQGKFVIIPFGVNWEKYIEDYISE; via the coding sequence ATGAAAAAACTATCGGTTTTTATTTTACTACTATTATCATCCTTTTCTATTTTAGCCCAAAACGTTCGTGATGAGATAAATTACTTTAACAGTTTTCAAAGAACTAAAGCTAAACAACCAGACTCTGCAGTATATTATATGCAGAAATTGGCTGCAAGCAATCCATCAATGGCAGTAGACTTGTTTCACAATAGCTTCGCTCAGTCTTTCCTAAGCGCTGTCCAAGAAAAGATGAGAACCGATACATCATTTTTAGCCCATATCAAAAAGATGAACATGACCATAGATTCGGTGTTTGCTTTAATGAATGAAGAAAAAATGAATGCTCGTGTCATATTGAAAAAAATTGGAAATGATGCTACCCCATTTTTAAAAAATAACAGATTTGTGGTAGCTAAATGGGTAGAAGCGCAAGACAATCAGAAAGACCCTGCCAAATTATTGGCAATTGGTAACGAGTACTTGACCTATTTAACAAGTCAAACCGATTTTTACGCGGAAAGAAAAGCAAGATATGGTTTACTCCTTGCTAAATTAATGGTTGGTAATGCAGCACTAAAGTCAACAGGCGATAAGATTTTTAAGTTAATTTATAGTAACCTTCAACAAAATCAAAAGGAATTAGATCCAAATGACCTTAAAAGGTCAACTAAAGAAATCAGGGCTTGGTATAGGTATATGTTCGCTTATACGAACTTTATTGCTGCTCAAAAAACCCAAGATAAGACGGAGAAAATGACCTTCTTAAAGTTAGCCAATCAATTCAGTCCTGATTTAATGGATAAAACGGTTAAAAGTGCTTATTTCTATGATATGATCTTCTTATTGGGGGAAGAAAAAGATTCCTTTGCTGATGATTATTTAGCAACATTAGCTAATGATGAAGAGAAATTTAAGACCGTTATGGCATTGTCTATGAATGACCCATCCTTCAAGGCAAAAGCAAAGGCACTTTATAAAGATCAAGCTAAATTTAATGACTTATGGCTAAGTCAATTCAATGCTAACTTTAAAACTGCTCCTTCATTTGCGCTACTTCAATTAGATGGAACTCCCTACAAACTTGGTAATCAGAAAAATCAATGGACATTGGTAGATTTTTGGGGAACTTGGTGTGGACCTTGTAGAGCAGAGCATCCTGATTTGCAAAAGGTATATCTAAAAACTCAAAATGGAAAGTTACCAAAGCTTAATGTGATAACAATTGCAAGTAGAGATAATGAGCCAGCCGTAAAAGCATACATGAAAGAATTTAAATATAATTTCCCAGTGGTGATGTCTGATAATGTGATTGAAACCAATTACCAAGTTTCTTCTTGGCCATCGAAATTTTTGATTAGTCCGCAAGGGAAATTTGTTATTATACCATTTGGTGTTAATTGGGAAAAATACATCGAAGATTACATTAGTGAATAG
- a CDS encoding dihydrofolate reductase family protein, with protein sequence MRKIIVLSMITLDGVMQAPGGPEEDTSGDFKYGGWVAPFGDEDSNQIMQRLMKPADILLGRKTFQIWEPYWPKNTSFWPSINEVTKYVMSTTITQSDWENTVFLNSLSDIKQLKNSNGPDIQVWGSAELIQLLLQNDLVDELWLMIHPITLGKGKKLFTDGPIPAAFTLVESTVTPSGVIFVNYKRAGEVKTGNAGA encoded by the coding sequence ATGAGAAAAATAATCGTGTTATCAATGATTACATTAGATGGAGTAATGCAAGCCCCAGGTGGCCCTGAAGAAGATACCTCAGGTGACTTTAAATACGGTGGTTGGGTTGCACCATTTGGCGATGAAGATTCTAATCAAATCATGCAAAGATTAATGAAGCCAGCAGACATTTTATTAGGCAGAAAAACATTTCAAATTTGGGAACCTTATTGGCCTAAGAATACTTCTTTTTGGCCTAGTATCAATGAGGTAACAAAATATGTAATGTCTACAACCATCACTCAATCTGATTGGGAAAATACCGTTTTCTTAAACAGTTTATCAGACATTAAGCAACTCAAAAACTCAAATGGTCCTGATATACAAGTTTGGGGTAGTGCCGAACTGATCCAGCTCTTACTTCAGAATGATTTAGTTGATGAACTTTGGTTAATGATTCATCCTATAACATTGGGTAAAGGCAAAAAATTATTTACCGACGGACCAATTCCCGCAGCATTTACTTTGGTAGAGAGCACCGTTACGCCTAGTGGAGTAATTTTTGTGAATTACAAACGAGCTGGAGAAGTAAAAACAGGTAATGCTGGAGCTTAG